DNA from Musa acuminata AAA Group cultivar baxijiao chromosome BXJ1-5, Cavendish_Baxijiao_AAA, whole genome shotgun sequence:
GATTGTATTAGATGATGACCTACATGCCGTCAAGTTTTTTGATGAAGGGAGTAGAATTGCTGTTCGTGATATGGGATTTGAAGACAGCAATAGATCTCAACGACAAAATTTGGTTGGAATGGAGCAAGATATATATGCTGATCCTGATGTCGCTATTCGCTCCGAAGAATGTGAGGGTGGCAGAAAATTTGATGGTGAAGAAGCTTTCGATGTGCATATGGATTCTCCTCGAGATCATACAGAACCAGATGAAGACGAATTTGATGGATCCAACCTTCCCTGCCAATCGTGGTGGAAGAGGCATGCAGTATCATTGTATCGCCAGGCAAAGGAGGCAGATACCTTTTGGTCAGTGGTTGTAGCTGCGGCTGTCGTGGGAATCATTGTTCTGGGGCATCGATGGCAGCGAAACAAATGGCAGCTTCATCAAATTAAATGGAGGTTTAGCATCAACGACGGGGTATGCTTGCTTCTATTGTGCAAAATGCTACTACACTATACAAGCAAATGTTGAAAAATTATTATAGCTTCATGGTCCCAATGTACCACACACACACTTCCTCTCTTTCTCAGTTACAGCTGATCCATGATTCTGATAGTAggctatttttttttatgatgatgttgTCAACACCTAGATTATTCGATGTGCATGTATACTCATAACACTTAGCAACAGCAATGAAGTCCCATCAGTTTTGACCATACCCTATCCTGGATGACATATCATAGGgaagaattttaaaatttttatgctcAATTTTGTATGAGATCTATGCCCAGAAGCTTGAACTTGAGATAACTAGTTTTATATTTAGACTTCACAAGCAGTCAGAGAAATCATCCAAACCTTTTGTGTATCTGGTTCGAGTTCCCCGttgtagtctttttttttttttcgattgaGACAACCATGTATGTGAAAGCTCCACCAATTCAGTTTTGCAACACAATACTGAAATCAATGATGTTTTGCAACTTCCATATGAACTCACAATCAATCAATTAATGCATACATCAGAAATAATTTTGAGAAGTGGTTACTTCAAGTGTCTTAGCAGATTTGGATTTTAAAGGGTATAGAGACTATGCTGTGCTGCTTCCGGCTTATGTATCTTGTAGTTAGTTGTTTGCGCTGCCCTTAGCTCAGTTTTTATTTTATTAGCTAACAAAAATCTTTTTGACAGAGCATGATGAAAATGCTGAGACCGATTGGCCGGTATAAGGATGTTCTAGTTGGCGCCGCCAGCGGGGCTCGCTGATACACTGAGTTGACACGTAGGCCCAGCTCTCAAGTTGATGATGACGAATAAAAAAGAAAGCATATCTTGCATATGAGATGTACTACTGAGAAGTGACTTGTTCAAGTGCCACTATGACTTGGAAGTTTAAAAGTTGTAGCATATTCTGGTCAACTTCTACTTCATGGATTTGTTTAATATGATTTACATTCAAAATCTATGAGGTTTAAATTTCATTCAGTTAATGTGCATGGGAGCATTTTTGCTCACATCAGATCATTGTATTTGAGACATGAGTATTTTATTTACATTTGCTAATTTAGTCAACTTTGAAATTATTTGACCTGCAAAATCTGCTCTTAGCCCAAGTCATTTTCTGGTATCAGCATTTTAAATTAAGCTCATAATAGTGTTTCTAGATCCTCATCTTTTACTCATTATAGTTAACTGTAAATTAACTCACCAAGTCAATCATACTCACATCTGTTGATTGAGCCTTTTATCCTTGTGTTAAGCTGTGAATATAGACTTGCATCTGCAGTCCCtccaaatgatgtgattaagacaTTAGTGGAGAAATAATCAATCCACAAACCATCCATTTCGGAGTCTTATTCA
Protein-coding regions in this window:
- the LOC135674274 gene encoding ATG8-interacting protein 1-like, with translation MADNEKKEEGTSSRGVDWEVVSLTASAYAASPGPEFDPTDESREIGVTERESSAALFMSGHFVFPPSEHENLPIEPDVSEIHIEPERHNVSSAVVDVGNDGVDNSDKEKMQIVLDDDLHAVKFFDEGSRIAVRDMGFEDSNRSQRQNLVGMEQDIYADPDVAIRSEECEGGRKFDGEEAFDVHMDSPRDHTEPDEDEFDGSNLPCQSWWKRHAVSLYRQAKEADTFWSVVVAAAVVGIIVLGHRWQRNKWQLHQIKWRFSINDGSMMKMLRPIGRYKDVLVGAASGAR